AACGTTGGCGTAATCGTTGCCGTGGGCGTGATTGTTGGCGTAATCGTCGGCGTAGGCAAAGGCAACCCTATATATTTTACTTTATAGCTGCCATACCCTCCCCAACGCTTCCCTGTATAATCGATATGAAATACCCCAAATGAATACTCATGGCCGAATTCAGGACCGTTACGAAGTTTCAAAGAAACCAAGGGCGAATTCGGTTCCCATACAAAAAAGAAAGGACGTTCAATCCGCCATAGACTACCAAGATATTCGGAATATTTGGAGTCGATCAATACAAAAATATGAAAAACCTGAAAGTAATCGCTGCCGCCGCTTTTTTCCCACCAAATGGCGAGTTCTCTTGCGTCTTTCTCATCGTAATCCTCCTTCCCGCCCAAGTTTTCTGAAGAATACCGATCGTCTGTGACGTACACTTCGCTTTCAGGAACTCGAGGATTGCCATAAAGCTTTTCCGGCGTCGCAAATGAGGACGGCGTAGGAGCGTATGTAGGAAGAGGCGCGTCAGCATCCCCCTCCTCATACGTTACCGGATAATAAGTATAATATCCAACTCCTATCATTCCCTCATTTTTTGTGACGGGGAAAACATGGAAAAAATATAATCCTCCAAGCTCAGGACCATTGCGAAAGGCATCAGCCACTAATGGCGAATTCGCTTTCCATTCAAAAAGGTATGGAGGTCTATTTGAATTTGCGCGGCCTAAGTGTTGAATTTGGCGACTTCCTATTGATACGTTTAGTACATGCACATAATAATCTACAATATCTGGATTGTTTCTCTCCTCTTCGCTAGGATTCCACCGCAAAACCAATTCCCGGTCGTTCTCTCTGTCATAATCCAGCCACCCGCTCAAATCGTCGAATGTATATTGATTATCCGTTACGATCATTCTGTTGGTTGGCAGGGAAAGATTCCAAGTCGGCCAGGGAGTAAGCGGAGTCGGCCATTCCGTCGGCGTAGAACCTAGCGTAGGCGTGACTGACGGCGTTTCCGTCATAAAATAGGCGGGCAAGGCGATAGGCGTTTCTCTCGCCGCTCCCGACGGCGGCGTTGGCGTGGGAGAGTAATCCTGCGAAACAGCTAGAAAGGGTTGAATCAAACATAACGCGGCAAAACAGTAAAATCTTTTCATCACATGTTTCCCTCGTTTCGAAAGTCGCCACAATTCCTTTTCAAATCTACCATTAATATATAAACTCTTGTTTTGAAGGTTATTTATTTACTCTTGTGTTCCCGCGTCCGGTTCCCAGACGAGGCGAAGGCCGTTCGATGCGTATCCATAATCTAAAATTCCATAGGAATAATTCCGCGAATAATAACGATAGGCGGATCGGCAATCATAAATCGTTTTTCCGCCTCCTCGGCATACATGCAATATGCCTGTCGCAGCTCCAGCAGGATCGATGCAGATATCAACTTCATACGGACCATACCAATCTTGGCACCATTCGTAGACATTCCCGCTCATGTCAAACAATCCCCAAGCGTTTGGGTGTCTTAAACCGACAGGATAATTGCAGCAATAGGGAATGCTTACGTAATAATTCATTCGTTTCGATTGCTCGTTTGGCATCCATTCGTCATCGCCCCAATACAATCGCGTTGATGTTCCCGCTCGACATGCGTATTCCCATTCCGCTTCCGTCGGCAATCGAAATTTACCTAATCCTAGCTGGCTCAACATTTCCGCATACGCTTGCGCCGCATACCACGATACGCTGTCGATGGGATAATTTCCCGAATAAGGATTGTACTGTGTTATCGAGCGCCATTGTTCTTGCGTCACTTCATATTTTCCAATATAAAAATCTTTTGTGATTGTTACTTCATGCTGCGTTTCATCCTCTCGCCGAAACTGATCGATCATCGGACTTCCCATAAGAAACGTCCCGGCTTTTATGAGAATAAAATCAAGCGGCTTCGAATGCTCCGGCATATTCGGCAGCGGAATTCTTTGAACGATCATTTCCGAATTCAAAATCCAATCGCTCTCTAAAACTCTTTTCACCCCGTCGGAAGATATTCCTACAATCCGAAAACGATAGCATTTGCCTTTTTGAGGACCTTCCCGATAAGCTGGAGAAGTATAAAATTCACTTTTTGGCGACCATTCAAAATATGAAATTTCGCCGCTTCCCGTACTTCCCAAAAATTCGTTGCCGTCCATCTCGCCGACTTTTATTCGAATATGATAGTCTTTAATCAAAGCAGAGTCTTCGCCGAAATTCCAAGCGATAAGAATGGCGCGCCCATCAGGAACGCTGTCTTCTTTATTAAGCCAATCCATCGGCGGGGGAATATTTCCTTTCATCAAGTTCGTATGCGTAACAACCCGTCCGGCGGGAACGTCAGGAATAGGGATCGTCGGCATAGGCGCCGGTTCCTCTCCTTCTTGGAGCAATAGTACTGGCGCCGATTGCTCCAATATCATTTGCGGACCGGACGCAACGCCCAAAGGATATACGCGAAATTGATAAGTATGATTGAATTGCGGGCCTTTTCGATATGCGGGATTAACATTTGGAGCATTAGAGCGCCAATCCCAACTTGTTTCGTCGGCGGAACAATGAGCCAAGAATTGATACCCCAATCCATCTTGGCGAACATAGACATCCCATCCTTGAACGCCAGTTATAACCGTCTCCCAAGAAATAGTGAGATTAATATCGTCAGGAAAATCAAAATCGCATTTACCCGATAAATCCTCACTAGCGCCAGGTTCGTCAAAAACATAAATCTCATATATTTTTCCCGTTTTTGTAGGCGTCGGCGTAGGAGGCAGTAGCGTAGGAGTTGGCATTGGCGTTGTTTTCTTCTCAATGTTATGAGGAGTTGAGTTGGGATAACCTGTATATAGAACATCAGTGGTCGAAATCGATCCCCATTTCATGCCGATTTTATCAACATAATACATTACAAACGAATAAAGATGTCCAAATTCAGGACCATGGCGAAATTTCAAATCCACCCAAGGCGCATTGGGTTTCCATACAAAATGATAGGGCTTTTCGATTTGCCAAGTACTTCCTAGGTACTCTCTGTTCCGTAAATCTTTTGTATTAACAAAAATCTGAAATTCTCGTAAATAATCTTTTTCTTCCGCCATATTCCACCACAATACCAATTCTCTTTCATCGGCGTAATCATAATCAGTCTTATTACATAGATTTTCCTTCGAAAACTCGTCATCTGTAATAATCATTTCATAAAATGGAATTGCGAAATTTGGTATTGGAGTTGTTGGTTTTGTTGACGGGAGTGGAGTTTTAGTCGATGTTGGACGCGGGTAATCGTTTGTTCCCGACATAAATCGAATCGTATTGTAGTTATAATATCCGTATCCAGCAATGATATTGCTTTTTGTGACTGGAAAAACATGAAAATTATACATATTACCAAATGCAGGACCATTGCGATAAATTTTTGATACTAATTCAGATCCTGCTTTCCATGCAAATATATATGGCGGTTTGCTTGAGTTTGTATGGCCTAGATGTTCAAAACCGGATTTGTTTATTGATAGTTGTACATAATAATCTACAATATCCAGATTGGTTTTTTCTGATTCGTTGGGATTCCATCGTAAAACCAATTCTCGGTCATTTTCTGTATCGTAATCTAACCAACCGTCTAAATTTTCGTATGTATATTGATTATCCGTTACGATCATTCTATCGGAAGGCATAGATGAATTCCACGTTGGTGATGGAATAGGAAAATTTGGCGTCTCTAACGGCGTAGGCAATGACGTCGCGTCAAGCCATTTCAAATAATAAATAGGATGATTTCCTGAATATGTGTTTAATATTTTATTTGAGATCCTTGTTGCAATCACTCTTACATTAAAATAATATTTAACGCCAAATTGCGGACCGTCTCTATATTTTTCATCGATTAAAGACGATCCAGGCGCCCAAATAATTTCAAACGGTTTTTCTCCACTGCCTGTATGACCTAGATATTCTTCTTTTTGATTTTCGCTTGTTGATACATACGCCCGAAAATCCTTGCAGCCGTAATCTTCCGAATCCATTTCAAGATCCCATCGAATGACCAACTCGCGTTCATCTTCTGAGTCGTAATCCACACGAATAAATTGCGTTAAATCCTCAAAAGAATAACGATCGTCCGTCACGATAATATTATTTACAGGAACGGTAGGAATAGGTGTAATCGGCGAGGGCGTTGGAGTAAGAGTTAACGCATTTACATATTGTACTTTATGGTTCATATCAAAAAACATAAAGTCACTTCCATCTTTGTCAATTAAAGCAGCTCGAAATTTATATTCATGGCCAAATTGCGGGCCATTCCGAAATTTCGGTTCAACGATTGGATTATCAGGAATCCATGAAAATAAAAAAGGACAGTCGATTAGCTGAACGCTGCACAATAATTCAAATTTAGTACTACTCTGGTAATCGCGTACATAGATATGAAAATTTATTTTACAGGGTTCGGTCCCCACCCCTGGGAACTTCCACCATAACGCCAATTCCCTCTCGTTTTCAAGATCGTAATCCCCCAATCCACATAAATTTTCGGCGGAATATTTATCGTCAGTGACAATAACGCAATTATAATTAAAAACAGGTTTGGCGATAGGCGTCTCCGTATTCGCATCTGGCGTTCTTGTTGGAGTCGGAGTGAAGTCCTGCGCGTTGGCGATAATCGATTGGACAAATAATAACCCTGTCAAAAGATGGATTTTTTTCATCGCAAGTTTCCCTCGCATCGGTCCTTAAGCCGATTCTCTTTTGGAGAAAACCTTCGTTCATACGTTCCCGGCGAGATGGAGCGCCCCCCGCCCGCCGCCTTGGGTAGAATGTCTTTTGGGGAATGGATGACGAATGGATCGCGGGACTTTTCGCCTATTCCCCCTTTGCTTTATATTATCACAAAAATAGATAACGTACATAATAACAATCTAAAATATAACATAAAAATACTAAAATCAGCCGAAACCAGCCGGGCGGGAATTTCCTTCACTCTCATATTGAACATTTGTTTAGTACGCGCTATAATTCTTACTGCAGGAAGGATGCGCGCGAGGTGGAGTCATCATGAAAAACGAATTTTGGACGCTGGATAACGATTCTTTATTCGAGCCGAGGGCGGCGCCGTTGGCGGGGCCGAGCGCGGCGGCGGGATTTCCCTCGCCCGCCGACGATTACGTGGAAAAGCAACTGGACTTGAACGAATACCTGATTCACAACCCGGCGGCGACCTTTTTCGTGCGGGTGTCGGGAGATTCCATGACCGGCGCGGGCATCCACCACGGCGACATCCTGGTGGTGGACCGCTCGCTGGAGGCGGCGGCGGGGATGGTGGTGGTGGCGGCGGTGGAGGGAGAGATGGTGGTGAAGCGGCTGCGGCGTCTGGAAGGCAAACTGGCGCTGACGCCGGACAACGACGCCTATCCCCCCATCGAGATCGGCGAGGAGACGGAATGCGCCGTGTGGGGAGTAGTTACCCATGCCATCCATGCGGTCTGAAGCGAAGCGGCCTCCGGCCATCGCGCTGGCGGACTGCAATAACTTTTACGCCTCCTGCGAGCGGGTGTTCCGGCCCCATCTGGAGGGAAAGCCGGTAGCGGTGCTTTCCAACAACGACGGCTGCGTGGTAGCGCGTTCCAACGAGGCGAAGGCGTTGGGAATCGCGATGGGCGAGCCGTTCTTCAAAGCGCGGGCGCTCTTGGAACGGGCGGGAGGACAATTCTTTTCCTCCAACTATGCGCTGTACGGCGATATGTCGCAGCGGGTGATGAGCGCGCTGGCTCAGTTCACGCCGGATTTGGAAATCTACTCCATCGACGAGGCCTTTCTCAACTTGACGGGAATCCCCGCCGGGGACGCGGCGGACTATGCGCGGCGCATCCGGCGGGTGGTGAAGCAATGGACGGGCATCCCCGTCTCCATCGGCGTCGCCGAGACGAAGACGCTGGCCAAGATCGCCAACCGCATCGCCAAAAAACAGCGCCCGGACGGCGTATTCGACCTGCGAGCGGCGCCCTCCCGCGAGGAGACGCTGGCGTCGGTCGCCGTGGAAGACGTGTGGGGCATCGGACATCGCTACGCTTTCCGGCTGCGCCAGCGCGGCGTGGAAACGGCGTTGGCGCTGCGCGACGCCGACGAGCGCTGGATTCAAAAGGAAATGGCGATGGGCATTGTCGGCGTGCGGCTGGTGTACGAACTGCGGGGGATTCCCTGCCTGCCGTTGGATCTCTGCCC
The sequence above is drawn from the Candidatus Omnitrophota bacterium genome and encodes:
- a CDS encoding formylglycine-generating enzyme family protein produces the protein MKKIHLLTGLLFVQSIIANAQDFTPTPTRTPDANTETPIAKPVFNYNCVIVTDDKYSAENLCGLGDYDLENERELALWWKFPGVGTEPCKINFHIYVRDYQSSTKFELLCSVQLIDCPFLFSWIPDNPIVEPKFRNGPQFGHEYKFRAALIDKDGSDFMFFDMNHKVQYVNALTLTPTPSPITPIPTVPVNNIIVTDDRYSFEDLTQFIRVDYDSEDERELVIRWDLEMDSEDYGCKDFRAYVSTSENQKEEYLGHTGSGEKPFEIIWAPGSSLIDEKYRDGPQFGVKYYFNVRVIATRISNKILNTYSGNHPIYYLKWLDATSLPTPLETPNFPIPSPTWNSSMPSDRMIVTDNQYTYENLDGWLDYDTENDRELVLRWNPNESEKTNLDIVDYYVQLSINKSGFEHLGHTNSSKPPYIFAWKAGSELVSKIYRNGPAFGNMYNFHVFPVTKSNIIAGYGYYNYNTIRFMSGTNDYPRPTSTKTPLPSTKPTTPIPNFAIPFYEMIITDDEFSKENLCNKTDYDYADERELVLWWNMAEEKDYLREFQIFVNTKDLRNREYLGSTWQIEKPYHFVWKPNAPWVDLKFRHGPEFGHLYSFVMYYVDKIGMKWGSISTTDVLYTGYPNSTPHNIEKKTTPMPTPTLLPPTPTPTKTGKIYEIYVFDEPGASEDLSGKCDFDFPDDINLTISWETVITGVQGWDVYVRQDGLGYQFLAHCSADETSWDWRSNAPNVNPAYRKGPQFNHTYQFRVYPLGVASGPQMILEQSAPVLLLQEGEEPAPMPTIPIPDVPAGRVVTHTNLMKGNIPPPMDWLNKEDSVPDGRAILIAWNFGEDSALIKDYHIRIKVGEMDGNEFLGSTGSGEISYFEWSPKSEFYTSPAYREGPQKGKCYRFRIVGISSDGVKRVLESDWILNSEMIVQRIPLPNMPEHSKPLDFILIKAGTFLMGSPMIDQFRREDETQHEVTITKDFYIGKYEVTQEQWRSITQYNPYSGNYPIDSVSWYAAQAYAEMLSQLGLGKFRLPTEAEWEYACRAGTSTRLYWGDDEWMPNEQSKRMNYYVSIPYCCNYPVGLRHPNAWGLFDMSGNVYEWCQDWYGPYEVDICIDPAGAATGILHVCRGGGKTIYDCRSAYRYYSRNYSYGILDYGYASNGLRLVWEPDAGTQE
- the umuD gene encoding translesion error-prone DNA polymerase V autoproteolytic subunit: MKNEFWTLDNDSLFEPRAAPLAGPSAAAGFPSPADDYVEKQLDLNEYLIHNPAATFFVRVSGDSMTGAGIHHGDILVVDRSLEAAAGMVVVAAVEGEMVVKRLRRLEGKLALTPDNDAYPPIEIGEETECAVWGVVTHAIHAV
- a CDS encoding Y-family DNA polymerase, whose protein sequence is MPSMRSEAKRPPAIALADCNNFYASCERVFRPHLEGKPVAVLSNNDGCVVARSNEAKALGIAMGEPFFKARALLERAGGQFFSSNYALYGDMSQRVMSALAQFTPDLEIYSIDEAFLNLTGIPAGDAADYARRIRRVVKQWTGIPVSIGVAETKTLAKIANRIAKKQRPDGVFDLRAAPSREETLASVAVEDVWGIGHRYAFRLRQRGVETALALRDADERWIQKEMAMGIVGVRLVYELRGIPCLPLDLCPSPKKEIVCSRSFGRPVESLAELKEATAEYVSRAAEKLRRQGSLAGGVGVYLMTNPFKNEPQYYNSAYIPFPAPSNITPEMIAYALAALERMYRPGYRYKKTAVLLSGLVPDNVIQTSFFDEDDESRMRGMRLMRTVDKINARLGGGAVKFGAAGIAQEWQMRRRHRSPAYTTRWDELAVVKSGDGCFRRAARKRKNKREKR